The Caenorhabditis elegans chromosome II genome has a segment encoding these proteins:
- the T27A1.3 gene encoding F-box domain-containing protein (Confirmed by transcript evidence): MFKYLLVLLITIGLVIAVAITIIFKLLVKKPFQITKLPHLAFKNVINLMAINEAVNMAETSKNVRSRLKQVNRKIFKLIIECHEDFSGVENAPFCQRVIVLDTERNTRFVYQFMMNEARKQRIDWATHYDVNYYINFFCTNYKKENKLPCMPYKTSQELISYLSILNDSFSIDHVDLAIDRDRMFGEYRCALEHPLIRKCHFLKLLGDDSYITTEDMKFILNYLDLKHGLLIRCLQCPLFNSKLLFNIPRLDLYRNQYFTVDDLKNMKCEKIRLFNLTMMPKKLNKYIAYWLAGNLPKLRRFQLNSWFDGWTDDLLNGLPHSKWNPRRRAKVYCRNLC; encoded by the exons atgttcaaatatttgttgGTTTTACTAATAACAATCGGCCTTGTAATAGCTGTGGCAATAACAATAATATTCAAACTTCTCGTC AAAAAGCCTTTTCAAATAACAAAACTACCGCACCttgcattcaaaaatgtaatcaATCTAATGGCTATTAATGAAGC AGTCAATATGGCTGAgacctcaaaaaatgttcgaagCAGATTGAAACAAGTGaatcgtaaaattttcaaactaatcaTTGAATGCCACGAGGACTTTTCTGGCGTGGAGAATGCTCCCTTTTGTCAAAGAGTAATAGTTTTGGACACAGAGAGAAATACGCGATTTGTGTATCAATTTATGATGAATGAAGCACGAAAACAAAGAATCGACTGGGCAACACACTATGACGTCAATTACtatatcaactttttttg cacGAACTACAAGAAAGAGAACAAGTTGCCATGTATGCCTTATAAAACTTCACAAGAGTTAATCAGTTACTTGAGTATTTTAAATGACTCATTTTCAATCGATCATGTCGATTTGGCAATTGACCGCGATAGAATGTTTGGGGAATATCGGTGCGCGTTGGAGCACCCTTTAATTCGAAAATGCCATTTTCTCAAACTACTTGGAGATGATTCGTACATTACTACAGAAGATatgaaatttatattaaattaTCTTGATTTGAAGCATGGACTTCTTATTCGCTGTTTACAATGCCCCTTGTTCAACTCAAAACTG TTGTTTAACATTCCTCGGTTGGATTTGTATAGAAACCAATACTTCACTGTAgacgatttgaaaaatatgaagtgTGAAAAGATCCGATTGTTTAATCTTACAATGATGCCGAAAAAACTTAACAAGTACATTGCCTATTGGCTagccggcaacttgccgaaattACGAAGATTTCAATTGAACTCTTGGTTTGATGGATGGACTGATGATTTATTAAATGGTTTACCACATTCCAAATGGAATCCGAGACGTCGAGCAAAAGTCTACTG
- the T27A1.3 gene encoding F-box domain-containing protein (Partially confirmed by transcript evidence), translated as MFKYLLVLLITIGLVIAVAITIIFKLLVKKPFQITKLPHLAFKNVINLMAINEAVNMAETSKNVRSRLKQVNRKIFKLIIECHEDFSGVENAPFCQRVIVLDTERNTRFVYQFMMNEARKQRIDWATHYDVNYYINFFCTNYKKENKLPCMPYKTSQELISYLSILNDSFSIDHVDLAIDRDRMFGEYRCALEHPLIRKCHFLKLLGDDSYITTEDMKFILNYLDLKHGLLIRCLQCPLFNSKLLFNIPRLDLYRNQYFTVDDLKNMKCEKIRLFNLTMMPKKLNKYIAYWLAGNLPKLRRFQLNSWFDGWTDDLLNGLPHSKWNPRRRAKVYW; from the exons atgttcaaatatttgttgGTTTTACTAATAACAATCGGCCTTGTAATAGCTGTGGCAATAACAATAATATTCAAACTTCTCGTC AAAAAGCCTTTTCAAATAACAAAACTACCGCACCttgcattcaaaaatgtaatcaATCTAATGGCTATTAATGAAGC AGTCAATATGGCTGAgacctcaaaaaatgttcgaagCAGATTGAAACAAGTGaatcgtaaaattttcaaactaatcaTTGAATGCCACGAGGACTTTTCTGGCGTGGAGAATGCTCCCTTTTGTCAAAGAGTAATAGTTTTGGACACAGAGAGAAATACGCGATTTGTGTATCAATTTATGATGAATGAAGCACGAAAACAAAGAATCGACTGGGCAACACACTATGACGTCAATTACtatatcaactttttttg cacGAACTACAAGAAAGAGAACAAGTTGCCATGTATGCCTTATAAAACTTCACAAGAGTTAATCAGTTACTTGAGTATTTTAAATGACTCATTTTCAATCGATCATGTCGATTTGGCAATTGACCGCGATAGAATGTTTGGGGAATATCGGTGCGCGTTGGAGCACCCTTTAATTCGAAAATGCCATTTTCTCAAACTACTTGGAGATGATTCGTACATTACTACAGAAGATatgaaatttatattaaattaTCTTGATTTGAAGCATGGACTTCTTATTCGCTGTTTACAATGCCCCTTGTTCAACTCAAAACTG TTGTTTAACATTCCTCGGTTGGATTTGTATAGAAACCAATACTTCACTGTAgacgatttgaaaaatatgaagtgTGAAAAGATCCGATTGTTTAATCTTACAATGATGCCGAAAAAACTTAACAAGTACATTGCCTATTGGCTagccggcaacttgccgaaattACGAAGATTTCAATTGAACTCTTGGTTTGATGGATGGACTGATGATTTATTAAATGGTTTACCACATTCCAAATGGAATCCGAGACGTCGAGCAAAAGTCTACTGGTGA